The proteins below are encoded in one region of Flavobacteriales bacterium:
- the secG gene encoding preprotein translocase subunit SecG, whose product MYTLVIILIIVVCLLLVGVVMVQNSKGGGLASDFSSSNQIIGVQRTGDFLEKATWYLTIALMVLTLGSNFFIERGETQEESAIQEQVENAAMPAQSEDAGEPLPVE is encoded by the coding sequence ATGTACACACTCGTTATCATTTTGATCATTGTTGTTTGCCTTCTACTGGTTGGCGTAGTAATGGTTCAAAACAGCAAAGGTGGAGGTTTGGCCTCCGATTTTTCATCGTCAAACCAAATTATCGGAGTTCAAAGAACTGGCGATTTCCTAGAAAAAGCCACTTGGTATCTTACCATTGCCCTTATGGTTCTTACGCTTGGTTCAAACTTCTTTATTGAAAGAGGAGAGACTCAAGAAGAATCTGCCATTCAAGAGCAAGTAGAGAACGCAGCCATGCCAGCGCAAAGCGAAGATGCAGGCGAGCCACTTCCGGTGGAATAA
- a CDS encoding sigma-54 dependent transcriptional regulator, whose amino-acid sequence MTVDQIKQRFGIIGHSPLLNHAINTAMQVAPTDISVLVTGESGTGKEALPQIIHQMGSRKHGSYIAVNCGAIPEGTIDSELFGHEKGSFTGAHEARKGYFEVADGGTIFLDEVAELPMSTQVRLLRVLETGEFIKVGSSKPLKTNVRIVAATNVNIPDAISKGKFREDLYYRLNTVPIIIPSLRERQEDVPLLFRKFAGDFAEKYRMPGVRLTEEARVMLMNYRWPGNIRQLRNITEQISIIEKEREIGVDVLRNYLPDHGKTNLPAVRTASGSSGSGDAQTDFSERELMYKVLFDMKRDINDLKKLVLDVVSGQNDEDITEHHASTIRRLHQDVAPAGASDFGPSVHEVQVHRAGEQPYEEHEEVEESLSLEDREIELIKKALERHRGKRKAASQELGISERTLYRKIKEYNLG is encoded by the coding sequence ATGACAGTTGATCAGATAAAACAGCGTTTCGGCATCATTGGGCATTCACCTTTGCTCAATCATGCAATCAATACAGCCATGCAAGTGGCACCAACCGATATTTCGGTGTTGGTGACAGGAGAAAGCGGAACGGGGAAGGAAGCTTTGCCGCAGATCATCCATCAGATGGGCTCGCGCAAGCATGGTTCTTACATCGCTGTAAACTGTGGAGCCATACCAGAAGGAACCATCGACTCAGAGCTATTCGGCCACGAAAAAGGTTCGTTTACTGGAGCGCACGAAGCACGAAAAGGTTATTTCGAAGTAGCAGATGGCGGTACCATCTTTTTGGATGAAGTGGCCGAATTGCCAATGTCAACACAAGTACGATTGCTGCGTGTGCTGGAAACAGGCGAGTTCATAAAGGTTGGTTCTTCCAAACCATTGAAAACCAATGTTCGGATTGTGGCTGCAACCAATGTCAATATTCCAGATGCTATCAGCAAAGGCAAATTCAGAGAAGACCTTTATTACCGTTTGAATACGGTGCCGATCATCATTCCGAGCCTGCGCGAACGCCAAGAAGATGTGCCATTGTTGTTCAGGAAATTTGCGGGCGACTTTGCCGAGAAGTACAGAATGCCAGGTGTTCGACTGACGGAAGAGGCGCGAGTGATGCTCATGAATTATCGCTGGCCAGGAAATATCCGTCAGCTGCGAAATATTACAGAGCAGATTTCCATCATCGAAAAGGAGCGCGAGATAGGAGTGGATGTGCTGCGCAATTATTTGCCAGATCATGGCAAGACTAATCTTCCAGCAGTTAGAACTGCATCAGGTTCATCTGGAAGTGGAGATGCACAAACAGATTTCTCTGAACGCGAATTGATGTATAAGGTGCTTTTCGATATGAAACGCGACATCAACGACCTGAAAAAATTGGTGCTTGATGTCGTGTCGGGTCAGAATGACGAGGACATAACGGAGCATCACGCGTCTACCATCAGAAGATTGCATCAAGATGTTGCACCGGCAGGCGCTTCCGATTTTGGGCCAAGCGTTCACGAAGTACAGGTTCATAGAGCTGGAGAACAGCCTTACGAAGAACACGAAGAGGTGGAAGAATCACTTTCGCTCGAAGACCGTGAAATAGAATTGATCAAGAAAGCGTTGGAGCGTCATCGTGGAAAGCGAAAAGCGGCTTCTCAAGAATTGGGAATCTCCGAACGAACGCTCTATCGAAAGATAAAAGAGTACAACCTTGGATAA
- the miaB gene encoding tRNA (N6-isopentenyl adenosine(37)-C2)-methylthiotransferase MiaB produces MRNQDISVKDIDETRQGEALDMPIKTGTGKKLYIESYGCAMNFSDSEIVASVLIDEGFETTKVMEEADVIFVNTCAIRDNAEVRVRGRLNIFRKAKRNNPDMVIGVMGCMAERLKTKLLEEEKLVDIVVGPDSYRDLPNLVRVAESGQKAVNVLLSREETYADISPVRLGGNGVSAFVSITRGCDNMCSFCVVPFTRGRERSRDPESIVQECTQLFADGYKEVTLLGQNVDSYLWGGGGLKKDILARNDLSGTVSFAELLVMVAKINPDLRVRFSTSHPKDMHDDVLYAMAEYENICSYIHLPVQSGSTRLLELMNRGYSREWYFERMAKIKEIVPDCGLSTDIITGFCTETEEDHQDTLSLMEQVGFDFAYMFKYSERPGTAAAKKMEDDIPEEVKGRRLSEVIEVQAKSSHESNKKDLGKTFRVLVEGTSKKSDDMLQGRNPQNKVIVFPKENFKKGDYVDVFVNDCTSATLLGTAVK; encoded by the coding sequence ATGCGGAACCAAGATATTTCAGTTAAAGACATAGACGAGACCAGACAAGGCGAAGCTTTGGACATGCCTATAAAAACAGGCACAGGCAAGAAACTCTACATAGAATCATACGGCTGCGCCATGAATTTCTCCGATAGCGAGATCGTAGCATCCGTGCTTATTGATGAAGGTTTTGAAACCACCAAAGTGATGGAAGAGGCCGATGTCATTTTCGTAAACACTTGCGCCATCCGCGACAATGCCGAAGTGCGCGTCCGTGGTCGATTGAATATCTTCCGTAAAGCCAAAAGGAACAATCCCGATATGGTTATCGGTGTAATGGGCTGCATGGCAGAGCGTCTCAAAACCAAACTGCTCGAAGAAGAAAAACTCGTAGATATTGTCGTTGGACCAGATAGTTACCGCGATCTTCCAAACCTCGTTCGTGTAGCCGAATCAGGTCAGAAAGCAGTCAACGTTTTGCTTTCCAGAGAAGAAACCTATGCCGATATCAGTCCAGTCCGTTTGGGCGGAAATGGCGTCAGTGCTTTCGTTTCCATTACACGTGGATGCGATAATATGTGCAGTTTCTGCGTGGTTCCATTCACTAGAGGAAGGGAACGCAGCCGCGATCCAGAATCCATTGTTCAGGAGTGCACTCAACTTTTTGCCGATGGCTACAAGGAAGTAACCCTTCTAGGTCAAAACGTAGATAGCTATTTGTGGGGCGGAGGAGGCCTCAAAAAAGACATTCTTGCTCGAAACGACCTTAGCGGAACAGTCAGTTTTGCAGAACTATTGGTGATGGTTGCCAAGATCAATCCTGATCTGCGTGTTCGTTTCTCTACATCTCATCCTAAGGATATGCACGATGATGTGCTGTATGCGATGGCGGAATACGAGAATATCTGCTCCTACATTCACTTGCCTGTTCAATCTGGCAGCACGCGCTTGCTTGAATTGATGAATCGTGGTTATAGCCGCGAATGGTACTTCGAGCGCATGGCCAAGATCAAAGAGATCGTTCCAGATTGCGGACTTTCAACGGATATTATCACGGGTTTCTGTACAGAAACGGAAGAAGACCATCAAGACACTTTGAGTTTGATGGAACAGGTAGGTTTCGATTTTGCCTATATGTTCAAATACTCTGAACGACCAGGAACTGCCGCGGCCAAGAAAATGGAAGATGATATTCCTGAAGAAGTGAAGGGAAGACGGCTTTCTGAGGTAATTGAAGTGCAGGCCAAAAGCTCGCATGAAAGCAATAAGAAAGATCTCGGAAAAACCTTCCGAGTCTTGGTTGAAGGAACATCCAAAAAGTCGGACGATATGCTTCAGGGAAGAAATCCTCAGAATAAAGTGATTGTTTTTCCGAAGGAAAATTTCAAAAAAGGCGATTACGTGGATGTTTTCGTGAACGATTGTACATCGGCCACGCTATTGGGAACAGCCGTAAAATGA
- a CDS encoding glycosyltransferase family 2 protein encodes MSSPKTVDIVVPCFNPRSGWETILSESVTKLKNGLPEGALGLVILVNDGSTSGISEDVVAQLMARTPELKLIEYPKNMGKGYAVRMGIRSSEADLQIYTDVDFPYVETSIFEFYGVLSENETDVVVASRGQTYYDSLSAFRRILSKSLRWLNGLLFGLKIKDTQGGLKGFNAAGREVFLQTRVNRYLFDLEFIQQASKVGLRLKAIDVKLKPDIILPSPSPTILLKELNNFVRLLFSR; translated from the coding sequence ATGAGCTCACCGAAAACTGTTGATATTGTTGTGCCTTGCTTCAACCCAAGAAGCGGTTGGGAAACGATTCTTTCGGAGAGCGTGACAAAGCTGAAAAATGGCCTGCCTGAAGGCGCGCTGGGCTTGGTGATTCTGGTAAATGATGGTTCGACAAGCGGCATTTCGGAAGATGTGGTGGCGCAGCTGATGGCGCGAACGCCTGAACTGAAATTGATCGAATACCCGAAAAATATGGGCAAAGGCTACGCGGTGCGGATGGGAATTCGATCGAGCGAAGCTGATCTTCAGATTTATACAGATGTGGATTTTCCGTATGTGGAGACTTCGATATTTGAGTTTTACGGAGTCTTGTCGGAGAATGAAACGGATGTGGTGGTGGCGAGCCGCGGACAGACGTATTATGATTCGCTTTCGGCTTTCCGTAGAATATTATCGAAATCGTTGCGTTGGCTGAACGGTTTGCTGTTTGGGCTGAAAATAAAGGATACGCAAGGTGGTTTGAAGGGATTCAATGCTGCTGGTCGCGAGGTGTTTTTGCAAACGCGCGTGAACCGTTACCTGTTTGATCTGGAATTCATTCAACAGGCTTCGAAAGTTGGTCTGAGGCTGAAAGCAATTGACGTGAAACTGAAACCAGACATTATACTGCCATCGCCAAGCCCAACGATCTTGCTGAAGGAATTGAATAATTTCGTTCGACTTCTATTCTCGAGATAG
- a CDS encoding choice-of-anchor L domain-containing protein yields MRFNRFILFILVSLLLLVANVSAQMVVTTGQTAQQLAEIIAGPGVVVSNASITGSPLAIGAFTTAANPTGLGISSGVGLSNGDVTEAAQPEINFASTDLGTPGSAYLDNLTGETSGDAIILEFDFVPNADYVQFKYVFCSEEHPNFSCSNYVDPFAITITGVSVPLAETNIALIPGTSTPIQITTINNQGCGNPAYYIDNVGNPLLVFGGITTVMTASRDVICGETYHLRFLQSDGGFDQSFDTSCFIEENSLTTGSIVVETATAAADSTAYEGCNDATVTLTLNGSVITQDFPVPIWISGSTAGWGIDYDPIPELNQTDSTIIIPAGQNSVSFTISPINDNVAEGIEYVEFVVVTSTCGLTDTFRIYINDLSPISTTTSNDTTICVGNAISWCVAEGGGGLFTYTWDNGLGVSQNITPAPTQTTVYHVSVTDNCGSAAVSDSVTVTVDDGPTPFAGNDVSVCIGGSVLLNASSSAPNSTFQWSPATDLSNTGIYNPLCTPQVDMEYIVTVTRSDGCSNDDTVLVTITPPPTADFNLPAVGCAGTPMLVNYTGNANAAAQFQWNFVGGTITNGNGIGPLAVLWAAPGIYDVDLTVAWNGCVSINQTAQIEILGPPAVNAGSDISFCSGDSGPIGSAPIAGVNYSWTPINGVLDPTASLTTVQLVNPTHDVQVLNYVLKAEEQGCKNYDTVQVTVFPTPTAEFAIPDGKCFNVNSFNLLASGYFGPNASFSWNFGPVGFPTGSILRQPQGIIFNAPGPQNVTLIIEDNGCISEPFVGTIQVYEMPVANFSSDVLEGCEPLLVSFEDQSYNGNSSLYRTWTFGNGTSSSLRNPTSMFEAGTYTVRLNVVTAQGCADSEVKNNYLQVYKKPTALFSLSSQHLDIIDPVVTVTNLADSIVSSEFTFHPFEDHVISMETIYEYPDTGMYSITQIVATQHGCLDTTYGTLQVDPHYTLYIPNAFTPNNNGVNEVWVPQGQSLMSFNMTIYNRWDQELFFSSSLDNGWDGKFHGKLVPQGIYIYKIETVDLLGEPHLYHGTFSMVR; encoded by the coding sequence TTGAGGTTCAACAGATTCATCCTTTTTATTCTTGTCTCATTGCTTTTGCTTGTGGCCAATGTTTCTGCGCAAATGGTGGTGACAACAGGTCAGACTGCACAGCAATTAGCAGAGATCATTGCCGGCCCTGGAGTTGTGGTTAGTAACGCTTCCATTACAGGTTCGCCACTGGCTATTGGCGCGTTTACAACAGCAGCCAATCCAACTGGTCTGGGGATTTCTTCAGGCGTTGGATTAAGCAATGGCGATGTCACGGAAGCAGCTCAACCTGAGATCAATTTTGCTTCAACCGATCTTGGAACACCTGGAAGTGCCTATTTAGACAACCTTACTGGGGAAACATCTGGAGATGCCATTATTCTTGAGTTTGATTTCGTTCCAAATGCAGATTACGTACAGTTCAAGTATGTCTTCTGTTCAGAAGAGCATCCAAATTTTTCTTGTTCTAATTATGTAGATCCTTTTGCCATCACGATAACTGGCGTAAGTGTCCCGTTGGCAGAGACTAATATTGCCCTCATCCCTGGCACTTCAACCCCAATTCAGATCACGACCATCAACAACCAAGGTTGCGGAAATCCCGCCTATTACATTGATAATGTAGGTAATCCTCTTTTGGTGTTCGGAGGAATAACAACTGTGATGACAGCATCAAGAGATGTGATCTGCGGAGAAACGTATCATCTAAGGTTTTTGCAATCTGATGGTGGATTTGATCAGAGCTTCGACACGAGTTGTTTTATTGAGGAGAATAGTTTGACGACAGGAAGTATCGTGGTTGAAACAGCCACTGCCGCTGCAGATTCTACAGCTTACGAAGGCTGTAACGATGCTACAGTGACCCTTACGCTCAATGGCTCGGTTATCACACAGGATTTCCCTGTGCCTATTTGGATTTCTGGCTCGACCGCAGGTTGGGGAATTGACTACGATCCGATACCAGAACTTAATCAGACCGACAGCACGATCATTATTCCTGCTGGGCAGAATAGCGTCTCGTTTACCATTTCTCCTATCAACGATAATGTTGCTGAAGGAATAGAGTACGTTGAATTTGTGGTGGTCACATCCACGTGTGGCCTTACAGATACATTTCGAATCTACATTAATGACCTTTCTCCCATCAGTACCACCACAAGTAATGACACGACCATTTGTGTTGGAAACGCCATTTCATGGTGCGTTGCAGAAGGTGGCGGAGGTCTCTTTACATATACGTGGGACAATGGACTTGGAGTGTCGCAGAATATCACTCCAGCACCAACGCAAACTACGGTCTATCACGTTTCGGTAACCGATAACTGCGGTTCTGCTGCGGTTTCAGATTCCGTAACCGTAACCGTAGATGACGGCCCAACGCCTTTTGCAGGAAACGATGTTTCGGTATGCATTGGTGGAAGTGTGCTACTCAATGCGAGTTCCAGCGCTCCGAACAGTACATTTCAATGGAGTCCAGCTACCGATCTTTCCAATACGGGAATTTACAATCCGCTTTGTACGCCTCAAGTGGATATGGAATACATCGTAACAGTTACCCGAAGCGATGGCTGTTCCAATGATGATACGGTGCTTGTAACCATTACGCCACCACCAACGGCCGATTTCAATCTTCCAGCTGTGGGTTGCGCGGGCACTCCTATGTTGGTAAATTATACAGGAAATGCGAATGCTGCAGCTCAGTTTCAATGGAATTTTGTGGGTGGAACAATTACCAACGGAAATGGAATTGGACCGTTGGCTGTGCTTTGGGCTGCTCCTGGTATTTACGATGTAGATCTGACCGTGGCTTGGAACGGATGCGTTTCCATCAATCAAACGGCACAGATAGAAATATTAGGGCCGCCAGCCGTGAATGCTGGCTCAGATATTTCTTTTTGTTCTGGCGATTCTGGTCCTATCGGTTCAGCACCAATAGCTGGTGTCAATTACAGTTGGACACCGATCAATGGAGTGTTGGATCCAACTGCTTCTCTCACCACAGTTCAATTGGTCAATCCAACACATGATGTTCAGGTCTTGAATTACGTGTTGAAAGCAGAAGAGCAAGGGTGTAAGAACTACGATACGGTTCAGGTAACCGTTTTCCCAACGCCAACTGCTGAGTTTGCCATTCCAGATGGAAAGTGTTTTAACGTGAATTCTTTCAATCTACTTGCTAGCGGATATTTTGGGCCGAATGCCAGTTTTTCTTGGAATTTCGGTCCCGTAGGATTTCCTACTGGTTCCATACTTCGTCAGCCACAAGGCATCATTTTCAATGCACCAGGGCCGCAAAATGTCACCTTGATCATCGAAGATAATGGTTGCATCAGCGAACCATTTGTAGGAACAATTCAAGTCTATGAAATGCCGGTTGCTAATTTCTCAAGCGATGTGTTGGAAGGATGTGAGCCGTTGCTCGTTAGCTTCGAAGATCAATCTTATAACGGTAACAGCTCTTTGTACCGTACTTGGACGTTCGGAAATGGTACTTCTTCAAGCCTTCGAAATCCCACGAGTATGTTCGAAGCTGGTACTTACACCGTTCGTTTAAATGTAGTAACGGCACAAGGTTGCGCAGATAGTGAAGTGAAAAACAACTATCTACAGGTTTATAAGAAGCCAACGGCTTTGTTTTCGTTGAGTTCTCAGCATCTGGACATCATTGATCCAGTTGTCACTGTCACCAACTTGGCAGATAGTATTGTGAGCAGCGAATTCACATTTCATCCTTTCGAAGATCACGTGATTTCAATGGAAACCATCTACGAATACCCCGACACTGGAATGTATTCGATTACGCAGATTGTAGCAACGCAGCACGGATGTTTGGATACTACTTATGGCACTTTGCAGGTCGATCCGCATTACACCTTGTATATCCCTAACGCGTTTACGCCAAACAACAACGGAGTGAATGAAGTGTGGGTTCCACAGGGTCAAAGCCTCATGTCATTCAACATGACCATTTACAATCGATGGGATCAAGAATTGTTCTTCTCATCCAGTTTAGATAATGGTTGGGATGGTAAGTTCCATGGGAAATTAGTTCCTCAGGGAATTTATATTTATAAGATTGAAACAGTTGATCTACTGGGCGAGCCGCATCTTTATCACGGCACTTTCTCGATGGTCCGTTAG
- a CDS encoding gliding motility-associated C-terminal domain-containing protein, giving the protein MRLKFFFVLFICLSSASFVKAEHLVGGEIFYECLGSDDYRITLKVYRDCYSSGAPFDDPAAIGIFNAAGALVTTLSAPYNGSQLLDVVINNPCLQAPPDICVEEAIYTITAHLPFIAGGYYVAYQRCCRNQSIINLTSPGSQGSTYYVEIPEEALNSCNSSPYFNNFPPLALCIGDELIFDHSATDPDGDQLVYSLCTPFHGGSQAMPAPVPPDAPPYTNINWNSGYSNAYPIDASPALTIDPVTGELTGVPTQAGQYVVGVCVEEYRNGQLISINKRDFQFNVVNCSSNIQAVIPVQSSFHDPCSGLQVSFGNNSINAQYFHWDFGIEGILSDTSNLEDPVFTYPDTGSYVVTLVANPGFGCADSTVAIVEVFEQIVADIVIDGDVCSDSNEFDFQASGTFGGGATFQWEFTNGLPATSTDQNPTGISFEALGTFQISLTVTDNICSDQTSTTIQTLPRPDAYFPSGDLRGCAPLGILFLDSSYAATSYELSWDFGDGTSATGERELHQYLESGIYDVSLTIWTSNGCVDTSTYLVQQPVEVWPIPDGELTVDTNIQFVFDPVFNFTGTTSSATECALFTGDGASFSDQVPMCEYEHFYTDTGNYEAIMIFTDDNGCQTSDTVWIRVEPEVRFWIPNAFTPNDDRINDTWGPKAFGFSEYEMWVYDRWGKLIFHSTDPFEKWNGTLNNRGNQIMPLGVYAYRILARSVKNTIIKESGHVTLLK; this is encoded by the coding sequence ATGCGATTGAAATTTTTCTTCGTTCTGTTCATCTGCCTTTCATCTGCCAGCTTTGTTAAAGCAGAGCACTTGGTTGGTGGAGAAATTTTCTACGAATGTTTGGGAAGTGATGATTATCGGATAACGCTTAAAGTTTACCGTGATTGTTATAGTTCTGGTGCACCTTTCGATGACCCAGCTGCCATTGGCATTTTCAATGCTGCTGGAGCACTTGTCACCACCCTTTCAGCACCTTACAATGGTTCTCAGTTGTTGGATGTGGTCATCAACAACCCATGTTTGCAGGCACCGCCTGATATTTGTGTGGAAGAGGCTATTTACACCATAACGGCACATCTGCCGTTTATCGCAGGAGGATATTATGTGGCTTACCAGCGTTGCTGCCGAAACCAAAGTATCATCAATCTAACTTCGCCAGGGTCTCAAGGCTCCACGTATTACGTTGAAATCCCAGAAGAAGCCCTGAATTCCTGCAACAGCAGTCCGTATTTCAACAATTTCCCGCCTTTGGCGCTATGCATTGGAGATGAATTGATCTTTGATCATTCAGCTACGGATCCTGATGGAGATCAACTTGTTTATTCGCTTTGCACGCCTTTTCATGGTGGTAGTCAGGCAATGCCTGCACCAGTTCCACCCGATGCACCGCCATATACCAACATCAATTGGAATTCGGGCTATTCGAATGCCTATCCGATAGATGCCTCACCTGCATTGACCATTGATCCCGTGACTGGAGAACTTACGGGCGTTCCAACTCAGGCAGGACAATACGTGGTGGGTGTTTGTGTGGAAGAATATCGAAATGGACAGCTCATCAGCATTAATAAGCGCGATTTTCAGTTCAACGTGGTCAATTGTTCATCTAATATTCAAGCGGTCATTCCGGTGCAATCTTCGTTTCACGACCCATGCAGCGGATTGCAGGTTTCATTTGGCAACAACAGCATCAACGCTCAATACTTTCATTGGGATTTTGGAATTGAAGGCATATTAAGCGATACCTCCAATTTGGAAGATCCTGTTTTTACTTATCCGGATACGGGTTCTTATGTGGTAACGCTGGTCGCCAATCCAGGGTTTGGCTGCGCTGATTCAACCGTGGCAATCGTTGAAGTTTTTGAACAGATTGTTGCCGATATCGTGATTGATGGCGATGTCTGTTCAGATTCCAATGAATTTGATTTTCAGGCTTCGGGTACGTTTGGCGGAGGCGCCACATTCCAGTGGGAATTCACCAATGGGTTGCCAGCCACAAGCACCGATCAAAATCCAACTGGAATTTCATTCGAAGCTTTGGGAACGTTTCAAATATCGCTGACGGTGACGGACAATATTTGTTCCGACCAGACAAGCACCACCATTCAGACCTTGCCGCGACCAGATGCATATTTCCCATCGGGCGATCTGCGTGGATGCGCCCCGTTGGGGATTTTGTTTCTCGATAGTTCGTATGCCGCAACCAGTTATGAGTTGAGCTGGGATTTTGGAGATGGAACATCTGCAACAGGCGAACGTGAGCTGCATCAATATTTAGAATCGGGAATTTATGATGTTTCGCTGACCATTTGGACTTCGAATGGCTGCGTGGACACTTCAACTTATCTTGTTCAGCAGCCTGTGGAAGTTTGGCCAATACCAGATGGCGAATTGACAGTGGATACCAATATTCAATTCGTATTCGATCCTGTTTTCAACTTCACAGGAACGACTTCCAGCGCTACAGAATGCGCTCTTTTTACTGGAGATGGCGCTTCGTTTTCTGATCAGGTGCCCATGTGTGAATACGAGCATTTCTATACTGACACAGGGAACTATGAAGCCATCATGATCTTCACCGATGACAATGGTTGCCAAACTTCAGACACGGTTTGGATTCGAGTGGAACCGGAAGTGCGGTTTTGGATTCCAAACGCATTTACTCCGAATGACGATCGCATTAACGATACGTGGGGGCCGAAGGCTTTCGGTTTCAGCGAATACGAAATGTGGGTTTATGACCGATGGGGCAAGCTGATTTTTCACTCAACTGACCCATTTGAAAAATGGAATGGAACATTGAATAATCGAGGCAACCAGATCATGCCTTTGGGCGTCTATGCCTATCGAATACTAGCCCGTTCCGTGAAAAACACGATCATCAAGGAATCCGGGCACGTAACATTGCTGAAGTAG